One genomic segment of Plasmodium vivax chromosome 9, whole genome shotgun sequence includes these proteins:
- a CDS encoding nucleic acid binding factor, putative (encoded by transcript PVX_091030A), which yields MSTSNEIGKEGFPCEEGKGSSPLFTNNQGMDKGCADEAVLVGGAPHDLTEERGQDHALRETGSQAEPAAVERPKEEEAAENKAKEEEKKEEKEHRVDDAAKRKHLEAGTAGMSQAVSTPEERDALNEATRSPNAGDVSPESSSGKLKLVQSATKNVAEDGSQISIAAATVADNAENDSSRDASCTPSQEHSAQIVKTATEENELDDDTTNSSSKEIDEDRHSIILQREEENFLAEKWMHSGGFDPSGKNEMGLHELNEHGNHSDDASNINKGKSEIDSRIKRKMHSLKQNEEKKKKKTDTDNAPSIASDSSDEEDLDSKEKFSDNSTTALFDKKGKDDAKEKKKNGSKEDHAIFADEALKGYPRIFVTRLPFEAGKKDLEKYFSKYGKIVDIYVSKNLSNNKNKGFGFVSFEKQSSMDKVLKDKLHIICGKEIVVDVASMRDNKTKHLFHLPSDHYLAKYPKNDKKSPSKTHNNLVNFNKYHHVYNKTTNIRDVSKNIDNNLVMQNFYNLCPTYNILGNRMNNKHIYKNNMAVSFFPPTGYNMDPAYFNNQQVPYQNCMDYMGSSDYYWNMANYYNWNNMMFHNDNMYNAKKMEYPYYVCNGQYLSQSPPPIAKGKAQRKSSAIEESKLKYPPNVAPSGSYRPPGQPFVRKLPGGDEWNKRGYKLFVTKLNSVTTIETLRNYFEAFGEIIDIYMPNDVCTNRPRGIAFVTFLDNDCVKKILSNKNSKHIIDGKEVVVDLADPETKTKKNLCYP from the exons ATGAGTACGTCCAACGAAATTGGAAAAGAAGGATTCCCGTgtgaggaaggaaaaggaagttcccccctttttaccaACAACCAGGGAATGGACAAAGGTTGTGCTGATGAAGCTGTTTTGGTTGGGGGGGCTCCACACGATTTGACTGAAGAACGTGGCCAGGACCACGCTTTGAGGGAAACTGGGTCGCAAGCGGAACCTGCAGCGGTGGAACGtccaaaggaagaggaagcagcggaaaacaaagcaaaggaggaggagaagaaagaggagaaggaacaCCGAGTAGACGATGCCGCCAAGAGAAAGCACCTCGAGGCGGGCACAGCCGGAATGAGCCAAGCCGTTTCGACGCCGGAAGAACGGGACGCACTGAACGAAGCAACGAGATCACCAAATGCCGGCGATGTAAGTCCTGAGAGTTCCAGTGGCAAACTAAAACTTGTGCAAAGTGCAACGAAAAATGTCGCGGAAGATGGTAGTCAAATATCCATTGCAGCTGCTACCGTGGCGGACAACGCGGAAAATGACTCCTCACGTGATGCTTCGTGTACCCCCTCTCAAGAGCACTCTGCACAGATAGTCAAAACTGCAACGGAGGAAAACGAATTGGACGACGATACCACGAACAGCAGTTCCAAGGAGATTGACGAAGATAGACACAGCATCATTCTGcagagggaagaagaaaacttCCTTGCCGAGAAATGGATGCACTCAGGAGGCTTCGATCCAAGTggtaaaaacgaaatgggCTTGCACGAATTAAATGAACATGGCAACCATAGTGATGATGCGAGTAATATAAACAAAGGCAAAAGCGAAATTGACAGTAGAATCAAGAGGAAAATGCACTCTTTaaagcaaaatgaggagaagaagaaaaaaaaaacagacacaGATAATGCTCCTTCCATTGCTTCCGACTCGTCCGATGAGGAAGACCTAGACTCAAAGGAAAAGTTCAGCGATAACAGCACCACTGCGCTGTTTGACAAGAAGGGCAAAGATGacgcaaaggagaaaaagaaaaatggctCCAAGGAGGACCACGCCATTTTTGCAGATGAG GCCCTAAAAGGATACCCGCGCATTTTCGTTACCAGACTTCCCTTCGAGGCTGGCAAAAAGGACCTAGAAAAGTATTTCTCCAAATATGGCAAAATAGTAGACATTTATGTTTCCAAAAATTTGTcgaataacaaaaataagggCTTTGGATTTGTGTCGTTTGAGAAGCAGAGCTCCATGGACAAG GTCCTGAAGGACAAGCTGCACATCATCTGCGGCAAGGAAATCGTCGTGGACGTCGCTTCCATGAGGGACAACAAAACCAAGCACCTTTTCC ACCTGCCGTCGGACCACTACCTGGCCAAGTACCCGAAGAACGACAAGAAGTCGCCCAGTAAGACGCACAACAATCTGGTCAACTTCAACAAGTACCACCATGTGTATAATAAAACGACGAACATCAGGGACGTTTCTAAAAATATTGACAACAATTTAGTgatgcaaaatttttataacctCTGCCCAACGTACAACATACTAGGCAACCGCATGAACAATAAGCACATTTACAAGAACAATATGGCCGtgtccttcttcccccccacgggTTATAATATGGACCCGGCCTATTTCAACAACCAGCAAGTCCCCTACCAGAACTGTATGGACTACATGGGCAGCAGTGACTACTACTGGAATATGGCCAACTACTACAACTGGAACAACATGATGTTTCACAATGACAATATGTACAACGCCAAGAAGATGGAGTACCCCTACTACGTCTGCAACGGGCAGTACCTGAGTCAGA GCCCGCCCCCAATCGCCAAGGGCAAAGCGCAACGAAAGAGCAGCGCCATCGAGGAGAGCAAGCTGAAGTACCCCCCCAACGTCGCCCCAAGCGGGAGCTACCGCCCCCCCGGCCAGCCAT tTGTGCGAAAGTTACCCGGCGGAGACGAGTGGAACAAACGAGGATACAAGCTGTTCGTCACGAAGTTGA ATAGCGTAACCACAATCGAAACGCTCAGGAATTACTTCGAAGCCTTCGGCGAGATCATCGACATTTACATGCCCAACGACGTGTGCACAAACAGGCCCCGCGGCATCGCCTTCGTCACCTTCCTGGACAACGACTGCGTGAAGAAAATTCTCTCGAACAAGAACTCGAAGCATATAATTGACGGAAAGGAG GTTGTCGTTGACCTTGCGGACCCAGAAACCAAAACGAAGAAGAATTTGTGTTACCCCTGA
- a CDS encoding hypothetical protein, conserved (encoded by transcript PVX_091035A), with translation MVYNYLVSYGGTVNNLKLNQPPFRKIASSAAINANGGLSSFARCNTIDEKNAFLLGIKKSSIFMPVVSLGAEKKHKLVAFIYKGILLVLLIKGSTIKDEDYDILIDVQNKCANENSSSIYSLCKLNEILSVQFKKYLNQDDPVRYFYYNHFSNSIKYSINNKKITNEELFLVADFHFLLQDSEKRQSQIKWNKRGSAMAKEKEHLSKELFNFENQCIHKDAPKNGQPLYGGNQRESSTPHSGQHAQDGKGGNTNEGHNQVAASLMENPQVKSDNTLKSGHLTREQKGETKDLPIGSDSVKKCQPTTSETERVQTAAGGNTGGEKKKKLKLVYNEELKKKLFEDTSDDVKIEKIFYKEASGPWIFAKKTLQRELFIFPDDSKISLSKAQHDVRHLMDLHFANIYV, from the exons ATGGTTTACAATTATTTGGTGTCCTACGGGGGGACG GTAAACAATTTAAAGCTAAATCAGCCCCCCTTTAGGAAAATTGCGTCCTCCGCTGCCATCAAC GCGAATGGAGGCCTGTCCAGCTTCGCCCGGTGCAACACGATCGACGAGAAGAATGCCTTTCTCCTGGGGATTAAGAA ATCGTCCATCTTCATGCCGGTGGTGAGCCTCGGTGCGGAGAAGAAGCACAAACTGGTGGCATTCATTTACAAGGGTATCCTCCTCGTGCTGCTCATCAAGGGGAGCACCATCAAGGACGAGGACTATGACATTCTAATTGACGTTCAAAACAAATGCGCAAATGAAAATTCCAGCAGCATATACAGCTTATGCAAGTTGAATGAAATCCTCTCCGTGCAGTTTAAAAAGTACCTAAACCAGGATGACCCAGTCAGGTACTTTTATTACAACCATTTTAGCAACTCCATCAAATACTccattaataataaaaagataaCTAATGAGGAGCTTTTCCTAGTCGCGGATTTCCACTTCCTTCTTCAAGACTCAGAAAAGAGGCAAAGTCAAATCAAGTGGAACAAAAGGGGGTCCGCCATggcaaaggaaaaggaacactTGTCGAAGGAACTCTTCAATTTTGAGAATCAGTGCATTCATAAAGATGCCCCGAAAAATGGGCAGCCGCTATACGGGGGAAATCAAAGGGAGAGTTCCACTCCACATAGTGGGCAGCATGCACAGGATGGtaaaggggggaacaccAATGAGGGGCACAATCAGGTGGCAGCATCCCTCATGGAGAACCCCCAAGTGAAGAGCGATAATACTCTTAAAAGTGGCCACCTAACAAGAGAGCAAAAAGGCGAAACGAAGGATCTCCCTATCGGAAGTGATAGCGTAAAAAAGTGCCAACCCACCACCAGCGAAACAGAAAGAGTGCAAACCGCTGCAGGTGGTAAtactgggggggagaaaaaaaaaaaactgaagtTAGTTTACAACGAGGAGTTaaagaagaagctgtttGAAGACACTAGTGATGATGTTAAAAttgagaaaatattttacaaagagGCAAGTGGGCCCTGGATTTTTGCCAAGAAGACTCTGCAGAGGGAACTGTTCATCTTCCCCGACGACTCGAAGATTTCCCTCTCCAAGGCGCAGCACGACGTGCGCCACTTAATGgacctccattttgcaaacatATACGTTTAG
- a CDS encoding hypothetical protein, conserved (encoded by transcript PVX_091032A), whose protein sequence is MEKTKIEALFIYDEDVKKADKSVTDEELQAEKVIYYYPAETDEQVKVTHTSTMEGVSAFLSQFSRSHMEHIITKENLIVINKWYKHVFVTIVVKNVYKNEKMELLMCKLLHSVLENFISTFTLLHGHIRTFLKYKKNKTAGETTSREGSTQNGFNVERLFGQSSSPPPCLFLCHLAMEGVTQIHLSSSVGLTIW, encoded by the exons atggaaaaaacaaaaattgagGCCCTCTTCATCTACGATGAGGATGTGAAAAAGGCCGACAAGTCCGTCACGGATGAAGAGCTACAG GCAGAGAAGGTGATCTACTACTACCCAGCCGAAACGGACGAACAAGTGAAAGTGACGCACACGAGCACCATGGAAGGGGTCTCCGCCTTCCTCTCCCAATTCAGCAGATCCCACATGGAGCATATAATAACAAAGGAAAATTTAATTGTCATCAACAAATGGTATAAGCATGTATTCGTAACGATCGTCGTGAAGAACGTTtataagaatgaaaaaatggaactcCTCATGTGCAAGTTGCTACACTCCGTTTTAGAAAACTTCATCTCGACCTTCACCCTACTGCACGGACACATCCGGACCTTCCTCAAGtataagaagaacaaaacggCAGGTGAGACAACCAGCAGGGAGGGaagcacacaaaatggatttaACGTTGAGCGGTTGTTTGGGCagtcctcctccccccccccttgtttatttttatgccacCTTGCAATGGAGGGAGTTACACAAATTCATCTCTCTTCCTCCGTTGGGCTGACCATCTGGTGA